In Poecile atricapillus isolate bPoeAtr1 chromosome 1, bPoeAtr1.hap1, whole genome shotgun sequence, the sequence AGCCCATCTCAGAAACAGGGATGGCTCCTTGCCAGGAACAGGGCCTAAGAGCACCATCAGGCCCTGATCCCCCCCCACCTCCTCAGGGCTCCCCTCGCTCACCCTGCCCATGGCTCACACCACCATttcagcccagcctgaggccatcagtccctgggcagcccgCCCTGCTGAGTCTGGCCCTTTCTGCAGGCTGACAACCCCAGGACAGGCAGCTATCCCAGAGTGGTGCCTGAGCCCAATTCCCCTCACAGGGACCGATCCTGATCTACAGACTGATGTCCCTGCCTGacctcagccctgccctgtaCCCTGCAATACTACACAAGCTTTCTCTCACTCTTGGGAGTATCACACACGGTACGTCAGTGGAGTTCTGTGGTGATATGAAGTGAGGGAATTGAAGAGACTAAAGACAAAAGCAAGGAGGAAACCAGACTTGATAATTCCCCCTTCAAGGAACCTGTTTTTCATGGTCTGTATACACAGAGACTTGAAGTTCACGTTATTCAAAACCAGGCAGAATTAATTTGTGCTCTCATTGCTTTGCATGTGAAAATCCAGGCTTGCCCAGAAGCTTGATTTAATTCTCCTACAGCCTTGTAAGCCTTCCCATCTACTCATACCTTGAAATACTAGTAGCAGCAAATGGTAAAAATGATAAAACAACTTTAGGAGACAAATCATCAGAGTTTTACCCTCTTAACTTGAGGAGTCCCAACATTTTAAATCCATGAAATTACTTTGTTGTTACGTTTTCTAGAGGATAATACTGTGATCCCCTTTTCCGTCCTCACCAAGCATCACAACACTGATGAGGGCCATCAGCAGCATCTCACCCACAGACCTCAGGAACACCATAAATGCGTCTGAGCCTCCTCTCCAGGACAGGGAACCCTGCATCCGTGTGTCCTAACAGGgtccctgctctgtccttcGCTAGTACAATTGCTAcgggaaatcccaaaaaacagTGAGGAATTTTAAATTCTGTCAGGTGCTTGGGCCTTTTTACAGCAATCTCTGTACATCAGCTGACACAAGGCAGTACCAATAAGTTATAGATGATATTTTCCTCTTCAAATTCCAGGCCAGCTGttcagctgctggctgaggtGTATCCTAAACCACAGGTAACGTGTTAttggggggtgggggacacCCCCGATCATCTGCTCTTCAGCGCGTCCCGCAAAGCACCCACAGGCAGGGAAGATAAACCTCTCGGCACGGGCACCGGCAGACCAGCGGGTCCGAGCCGCTCCCCGCTCCCACCGCGGCTCTGCTGCATTTCCCGCGGCTCTGGGGAAGCGCCCGGCTCCGGACCCGCTGCCGTGCCAGGGCACGGTCCGGCGCACacgggctgggctggctgggacaTCGCGGGACGGCCCGCAGGAGGAGAACGAGGAAAGGCGGTACCGGATTCAGCCGGGGACAGCCCGGCCCTGCCCTCGCCTCCCTCCGGCTCtacccggccccggccccgtcGGGCCGCCCcgcggggcggggagcgggcgGGGGCCGCGCAGGGCCCGAGGAGGCCCCGGACCCCGCTCCGAGAGGGTGCGGTGGGGGCCTGCGGGGCGATGTGGGGCCGCgggctgctgccgctgctgctgctgctgctgggcgcTGCGGGGCCGCTGCTGCGGCCGGCGGGGTCGGCGGATCCCGTCAGCGCCGAGCGGAGCCTAGCCTGGGGCCCCGGGCTGGACGCGGCGCTCACCGTGCCCGTGAGGCACTTCTACATCCAGGCGGTCAGCGAGGCCGGACGCAACTTCTCCCGCTCGCCGCCAGGTATCGTTCGTGTGCTCCGGGACGGGCAGGGGCGCGGAATGGAGACCTGCCCCGGGCTGCGGTTTCGCCACAGAACCTGGCAGGAGGTGCCCACcccttcccctcttcccttcctccttgcttccttccttccttcctttccccgTTCCGTGCGGTGGCTGTGCCATCGCTGCTGCCGCGCCCGGGACGCGCAGGACAAGCAAAGCACATGGTCAGACCCGCCTTTCTTCTGGTGCTGCCCAGTGCCTCCTCTGCTCCCACCAGTAGTCACTCTAAACAGTATGGAATTTACAGCAAAGATACAGTAAGCTCAGAAAGAACCAGTGCTCCTGGAGCTAGTGGATGTAAAATCCCAGTACACAGCTGGGAAGTGGTAACGTAATTAGTTTTAATGCCACACACACACCAGTTGCTTAaaatttctgtctctgtcagCAGAGCCCTCTGGGCTCTGTTATCCTACTGCTGCTCCGTTAAGGAGTAATTTTCATTTGTTGTTTACTCAGCACAAGCACAAACCATCCCATGACACTTCTCCTGAGGGTGGGAATTGTGTTTGTTCTTACAGATTGGTGGTATGATGCCAGTCAACTGTTTGCTGCTGCAAATTAACTCCACACACTCTGTTTATAGtttaaatttggaataaaaattacttttgtatCACAGATTCCATAATGAAGATAACCCTGGGATGGCCCCAGAGGAAATACTGTGTTGCTAACTTTCATAGGGTAGAGGCTACTTAATTTGTTCACAGAGATGGTACTGAGAGGGCAACTACCATGTATGCATGGCCTCTTCATGTTTTCTTAGTTAGAAAGCTGCTGCTTGCAGAATTAAAGAGTAGACATACATTGTGCCAAGGTTTTGGGTTTGATCCCATccctgtatgggccattcactcaagagctggactcaatgatccttgtggatcccttctgACTTGGAATATTCAGTGAATCCGTGAATTATACAGGCTGTGTCTTCAGTCTGACAGAAGCGTGGATACTTCAGATATTTCTGGTCTGGACTTTCCCCATCTGCTGTTGCACCTTGGTGCTGGATGTCAGCGCAGTTTTGTATTTGCAGTCCAGAATGCGACTGCACGCTCCCTGCCAGTGCAGTGGAGGTTGATAGCAGCTACACAGGGAGAGTCTTGGGTTCAAACAACAGGTTGCTAGAGGTGGAAAGGTGTGAAGTTCATTTGAGTTCTCATGCTAGTGTTAGTCTTCCAAAATAAACTGGTAGGACATGGGTATTGAGAACCTAGTTTTGATCACAGTGTGTTCGTGTGTGTTCATGTTTATGTTAATAAATTCAGTGTCCCAGGAAAGCTTCCAAGTCCCAATGCCATCTGGCATGGAGTGATCTTCATTCATCCCATGACCTGCTGTGGCCTCTAGTCAAAGACAGAGCATgcgtgctgctggcagggaagaGCTGTTGCCTCGGCATGTGCTAACTGCTGTCCCATGCCAATAATTGTTTAGGAGGGTGCCAAggattcttaaaaaaattagtggAAGAGTTGGTCATATTCTAGTGCATGACCACTGTTTAAAGTATTCATAGAGACCCTGGCTATGAGCTTCTGTTCTTGAATGATCTAAAATGTTCAAACCTGTAAAATGTCATTAAGAATTAAAATGAACAATATTTATTCAGGCACCACTCTCCAATATAACCTAAATACATCTCAAAATATATCTGTTGAGATAGCAAAAAATCCACATTATCACCTCCACTGCAAAACAGAAACACTGTgatcagagcagcagagctaTGGTTAAGGCATCACATTTGTGAAATTTGTCCAAATCTATTAAATTGGTTTTTATGTGCATTACAATTTCAGTCAAGTGGATCAGGATTTACTGGGCTCCATTATAAAATTTGTATAGCATAATTAGTAGATTTTAAATCCAGATTTGTTTTCTGAATGTCAAGTCTGTTCACTAGAATTGATATGCACCATTGCACATTGCACTGGAATTTCAACCCGAAGGCTGTAACTGTGTGACCTTTCTTTGTAGGAGGATGTTAAATGATGCAGAATTCATTCTTTCcctagaaaaattatttcaaagattAAGAAAATCCCAGCTGAAAGAAACTGAGCTTTCTTTTGGTGTAAACagcatagattttttttttctttagatacTTGGATACGCCTTATCCTTCTTTTCTGCTAGGTTTTAACAACTCCCAACCATGTCTTTATATGCTATTGACCATGATAAAATCAGCTGTTAACTGTTGTTCAGATGATCTACATACTCTgctaacaaatatttttcaaggcCTCCCAGGTATTCTTGCAGGTTTCACCGAATCTCTCAAAGAGCAGGGCATGCTTCTTCCAGCTTTCATTCCACTGCTGCCAAACAGAGTTGTGCATCTCAGTTCACTCACCTCCATACCTGGGCACTGCAGGAACTCCCTTCGGGTCTTTGGTTGACCATGATCCCTGGGCTTTTGTGATGGTCACACACAAGACCTGTATTTGTTTGTTACTGATATATGCTCTTGCAGCCAACTCTCTGAAAGCATAGGCTTATAATTCGTGTGTCTCTTTAGTGACTTCAtcaattttgtgttttcaatAAATTTCAGTAAAACAGTTGAAtcaaaaaaatcttcttttcagatcttttcatttctctttagCATACATGTCAGAAATCGGATGACTAGGTTTTTTATGTTCTTCTTTAGCAATTTGCCTAAATAAGTATCTTGTtacctttttcctctttccctccatTTCATCACTTGTTCCTCCATGCATGGTGTATCTCTTTTGCAAgctgcacagaagaaaaaagaagtgtaAAGCAGGTGTCATTATCCTGATTTCTTAAAGTATCCCATTTTGACTGTGTCTATATTTTAGTCTCTCTTCATTACTGGGAAATTATTTTGTACTTAAAATGCTGTCCCAGACATGTTTTCAGGGTAACAGAGAACTGCTAGCAGTGCTGATTCAACAAggacacatttttcttttacaattcctttggattgagaaaaacaagaaaacatgaGTGAAAGTACCATGGTAActtctttcaaataaaaaataaaaatcagcaagAAGTTGTTATGATTAAGTATGCATTAGAGGCCTTGGCCCCATTACACAATGAACGttgtaaattaaaaacaagaagtCTGTTGCCTCCAATGAATTATTTGTATGCACATGAAATACTCAATCTtgagttttttccccttcactgTCAATGGAGTTAGCTTTTTCCCAGAGAGCTTTGTTATCAGTCACTTCCCTTATCAAATGATTCCTGTGTCTAAAGTGACACCAGCTAAAACTAGCAGATCCTTTGGGTGGATCAAGGGCTTCTCATGTCTTGAGCAGGATGTACATAACAAGCAGGGAACAAGACCCACGTAGTAATATCCTGTAGGTGAGGACAAGGATATAAAATTGAGTAATATTTGATTtgtgatttcatttttatgacaactgaaaacttatttttcttcagttggAAATCACTATACCCAGCAAAAATGAACTTTTCTTTGTGAACCTCATGACGCATTCTGGATTTGAATACTTCTTCATCCAAATAATCCTGGGTGATAACCATAGGGAGAGGCTAGTTGGTTAAAGTCAACTGCTTTGAAGCAAGTTAAAAATGGTGGTTGTGATTTGCAGTGACCTTTGAGGCAGAGATGTTCATTTCTTTGGGAGAGTCATTTAACCTGAATATTCTTGCATGGTATTTGACTTGAATCCAATTTCAAGATCCAGTGATTTAAGGAAGACATGATTGATCATTAAAAGACTGGTGCTTATCACATCAGTGCATTTATCTGTGGATACAGAGTATAGAGTTAGTTGTGACATCTCATGTTGGGACATATTCAGATTTTAGTAACATCTtgattttttctggatttttttcaatttcatttatttcGTATACTACTTGTTGGTAGCATTCGTTGTATTTGTTTGGTTCACAATGCTTAGACTGTCACACTTCATGAATAATTTgtccccctcttttttttattgataAAGTTGACAAATGACCACTTGTGATAGAATTCAAGAATGTAACAGACTTATGTTTATACATACTCATATTGTCCATAAATTATAACATATCTTAGTGCATTAATGATGAAATGCTCGTGCTCTTTAAGCACAGGTCAGACAGATGTCCAGGGAACATCTCTACTATTATTCTCTTATCCCTGCTTTTCAGTAGCTGGGACTTTAAATGTGCAAGACAGTCAGCAACAGCCCAAAGCTGAAAAATTTGTATGTGACTCCTGCATGCTGCAACTGCCTTTCCACAAGCTGGCAAGTATTCTTTTCTCCTGTTACTTTAACTTGATTTCCCATCTTTCTTACTCTAGAGGAAATTAATTGTTTCTCAGAGCACTAACTTGAAAACTTAGAATAAAACCTAATCTTAGCTTCAAAATACTGTTAGTCTTCTTTCTTGTAATCGAATATTTAACTTTTTATCTATATCAGCAGGTTTTCCATTAGAGGTGTGCAATGACTAAGAATATTTGGTAGGATGATATTTCTTTACTGGAAACTAGTTTTACCAACTTGgtataattaaaaaattgtagtgaaaaattaattaaattctaTGGTCTTAATTCAGTGGAGTTTGCTCCTTATCTTTATTTACTAGATGTGATTCTAATAGCTTAAAGTGattttgtctggttttattttcctcttgccAGGGAAAACACAATTTAAAGTGGTAATTAAAGCACTTTCTCCAAAAGAAGTCACCAGAGTTTACACCCCTCGGCCTCTGGATAGAAATGATGGTACATTCCTTATGCGGTATCGGATGTATGGAAGTGTCACAAAAGGCTTAAAAATTGAGATACTTTATGGTGATCAGCATGTGGCTCAATCACCTTATATTTTGAAAGGTAAGGGTATTTTTTGATGTAATGTATCAAAGTTTTGATACATCAAGTTTTGAATTAGGATGTATTTGAAACTGCAATATCTGGGCTGCACAGACAGTTCTGAATCCCCCGTGGGCTTGGCAGGTTCACAGAAATGGAGCTTCATTCAGCAGAATAATTTCACCCTCACAAATGAAACAAGTCTTGTATTTCTGAAAAGAGAAGAATGTTGCTGTTTTCTCAGTTACACtgcaaaattccaaaaattatAGAAAGGATGGTTTCCCAGCAAAACTGTAGAAAACGTGGTATTTAAAAACGCTAAGCCACTGTAATGTATAAATTATGTGTGCTGTAGAATCACCAACTCTGGGTGCTTTGTTTTCCACAGGACCAATTTATCATGAATACTGTGACTGTCCTGAAGAAGACGCTGAGGTCTGGCAGGCCATGATGTCTTGTCCATCCCAAGAACCTCAGATTACCAAAGACTTCATTTCGTTTCCCACCATTGACCTGCAGCGAATGCTTAAGGAAATCCCAGCAAAGTTCAGCCAAACGAGAGGCGCTATTGTTCATTACACTGTTCTGGATAATCACATCTACCGGCGCTCCTTAGGGAAGTACACAGACTTCAAAATGTTCTCCGATGAAATGCTCCTGTCACTGGCCAGGAAGGTATCGGTTTGGTTCATGTCAGGCTATTTAGgcaatatcacagaatcacagattggTTGGGGTGGGAAGTGACCTCTGGAGAACATCTagtccaactcccctgccaaAGCAGGTTCACCCAGAACTGGTTGCACAGGATCACCTCTGGGGTGGGTTTTGAATATCCACAGCCTGTCTGGGCACTCTGTTCCATGGCTCCATCATCCTCACAGTGAGGAAGTTTTCCCTCATATTCAGATGGCACTTCATGTGTTTGAGTATGTGCCTGTGTTTAAGTATGTGCCTGTTTCCCATTGTTCTGTCGCTGAGCACCATTAAAAAGACTCTGGCCTCATCCTCTTGACACCTAAAGATAAGATATTTGTAGATATTTGTAAGCATGGATAAGATTCTCTCTCAGTCGTCTCTTGTCCAGgttaaacatatttaaatatgGAAGTACAGCAATTGTTGTTGTATCTTCAGATGTATAACTCCTGAAGTAAGATTTGACATTTGTTTTTCCATCAAGGCAACACTGTGTGGGCGCTGGCCCTGCCAGTAATGAAAACATTTGTAAAGCTCCAAGGGCTAAGGCCCAACTGTGAGCTGTTTCGTGGCCTCTGGGTGTTCCTTTCATACTCATTTGCAGGGCAGAAGCTTGGAATTCATACATTAAGCACAGCTAAATCTATGAGCTATCTGGTAGGTGAACTGAGGAATAGATGTAAGAGTGACAAACAGCTTCTCTGTGTTATTATCCTCTCTTGGGCACACGGTTAGGTTCGTCTTCCTGATGTGGAGTTTTATCTCAATGTTGGAGACTGGCCAGTTGAGCATCGGAAGGCTAATGATACACCTGGTCCTGTACCTGTCATCTCCTGGTGTGGCTCTGTGGATTCCAGAGATATCGTCCTGCCAACGTATGATGTAACCCACTCAACTCTGGAAACCCTGCGTGGAGTCACCAATGATCTCCTTTCCATTCAAGGAAATACAGGTGAATTAGAGACTGTGGATTTAAAAAGAATTGGTGATTTCCATCAAAGATGCAAGTTGCATTCAAATAATATGTTAAAGTCTCCAGTTCAAAGTGCCCTAGGACATGTCTGAATACAAGCAGCTTAGTTTTTTCAGATTGCAAACACTTTTCAACACTGCCACTAAGCAGGTGTGTCACTTAGAACCAAAATTTAAGAACTCCAGTTTGCAATAGACAATTTGAATTTGACACTAAAGGTATCCAGAAGATACCTATTGTGACCTGGCAAAGGAAactaaatgtaattaaaaagcCCTTCTCCTCAGTAAAGGACTCAAATACATTTCTTCTAATCAAATAGCAACCCTTTTCCTGACTGTGTTATGGCCCACTGTTCtgtttacaaaaaaataatttgcatccTGAAAGAAGTAAGCTTGATACTATAGTGCAGCCTATTTCAAATGAGAAAACATTGTCTATATGAAAAAATACCTCAGAGTGAGATctcctgaatttcttttctggCTTTGAAAGAAGAGTCAGCTTTACTGACAGGTGTCTTCCTCCCCCTCAGGAAATTAAAGAATATTTAGGAATCAAATAAATGGCATAGCAATACCTAAGGAGTAAAATGAGTGGaaagttatttctttttatttaattagttCTCAAATCCTCTTTTCTTTATtagttttcaaattaaatatttcaattaaaTGATCAGTTAGAGGCATTGTGTGTTTAACTCACTTAGTAAAATTGCTTTTCCAATTAGGAGACAGTAAGAGACTACTCCATTTAATAGGTCCTTTAGGGAAATTTTCAGCAGAAAGGTGAGGAAGGGCAGagttaatgtttttaaaagcaggcAGTAAGCAGAGATGAAGTCTTTCAGATTCTTGCTAAATGTTTAGAGGACACAACATagccatttattttcttttttaaggcaTCATTAAGTGGTTCTTCAAGGACCTAACTAAATTGCTGGGTAACAGAAGTGGATTTTACTAAAGAAATTTGGTTAATGTGGCAGGCTTTATGGACGGAAAATTGCTTTAATTATTAGTATTTTCCttacatattttattataatcCCTTACATAGCTTTCAAGATAGTTGAAGTTACTGAAATACACAATTGTTGAGTGGAAAAGTAATTctctaattttccttttatgagTTTCTCATCACAAAATTCAAACCAGAATTGGGAATTTAACCCTGTGATTAATAAGTGGTTATGGGAAACCATGCCAGTCCTACCATGTCTCCAAGTGTAATGCCACTGTCAAACCAAGTTCCTTATTTGCATTGAACAGATCCTGAGCCTCTCACTGCTGTTTGCTTTTGCCTTATCACTCACTGCTCATAGGCCCCTtctgggaaaacaaaactgagagGGCTTTATTCAGAGGTCGAGACAGCCGAGAAGAACGTCTCCATCTTGTCAAGTTATCCAAGGAAAATCCAGAGCTACTAGATGCTGGAATAACTGGATATTTcttcttcagagaaaaagaaaaagagctggGGAAGGCTCAGCTGATGGGCTTCTTTGACTTCTTTAAGGTAGCAATCAAATTACGGTTTTGGATTAGTTTTACGTCAAGTTCTTACCAACTGAAAAGACAAGGCTTACTTTTGTTAATTCATTTCAGTAAACAAAACAATTACATTGCTGTGGGAGCATGGGTCCATGCAGGTAGATAAACCACCTGTAATCAATGTCCTAATGTGACACGCTTGTAAAGAAAGTCAAGAAAGACCTTTAGAGAGACATTTtggcttatttttattttttaaaagtctgagAAATTTGATTTCTCACCATCAGGGTTTCTTTTATTTGGGGTAAATATGAAAACAACTTATATCCATTGCAAGTACACTGTGAATGTCAGAATGAGTCTTTGTAGtaacaaattagaaaaatagaTGAGTGGTTTTGCTGTACTTTAACATACAAATTCTACTTCAAGaaagatataaaaaataaagggaCTCTGTATAAAGCCATTATAATATACAGCAATTGAAATTCTGTTCTGAAGATCGATATTTCAGAAACACTGTTAACAGCCAAGAACATCTGCCAAAGCAGTACATTCATGGTTTTAGTATAATGTTTCATCTTGTTTTATGTTTCAGATTATTCTGCATAATAGTGTTAAGTCAGAATAAATTTACTTTGAATTGAAGTATAGATTAGTTTTAGTTCCTTCCCTGATGTAGCCTTTGCTCTATCCCAGGACACTTCAATATGATACTCATCAGGCATGATACTTCAATATGATACTTACCAGATGACACAAAGGTTCTTGACTGTCAGCCTCGTGTTGAAAACAAATCCTTCTTCCATTATGTTATCCAGAAGACCATGAAACTGTACATGCTTAACACTAAAATGAGTTTGAAGATGAAAATTAATAAACATGGTTACTTCTTGCCTGTTAAAATAATACTTTATATACATCCCATACAAAacatttcacctttttttccccctctcttcaCACTGTAGTACAAATACCAAGTGAATGTAGATGGCACCGTAGCAGCTTACAGGTTTCCATACCTCTTGCTGGGTGACAGCCTGGTATTGAAGCAAGATTCCCAGTACTATGAACACTTCTATATTGGATTAAAACCTTGGAAACATTATGTTCCAGTTAAGAGAAACTTAGAGGACTTgctagagaaaataaaatgggcTAAGGTAAGTTCCATTATTGATTCAAGTTCAAAGTGATAAACAAACATGTAAACAATTTCTCTTAATAGTCTCTTAATACATATTTTGCATGAGTTCTGTTGATATCCTGGAATAAAGGAAGTACATTTTGTTGTTAGTATAAAATGGGAAGGCCTTATTTGAAGTAACCATCTCTATTTAGGGCAATACTTAAATGTTCATTTTAGGTATGGGCAGAAGAGTTCTTGAGTCAGAGCCTTGGTGTACTGACTAAGGTAATTGTGAAAGAACCAACCAGATTCCTAGATACGACTTAATTAATGCTATAGCTTTTTTAGCCCCTGATTAGGGCAGAAGTTACTGCATGTTTTGTTTGAATGTACAAAAAATTGCTTCTCTCTGTAACATGCTCAGAGTGAGAGGCTGGGATCCTGTAAGCAAACAGATACAATTGTGTGATTGAAAACACTATTTGTGCTTTAAGTCAAAGTGCTGTTAAGGTTAAAAACACACAGGAGAAGTTTCTCTTCTGAGAGTACTGTAGATCTGCCTAAGGAATCAGAGAATACTAAAAGCTTTGAAACATAGACCTAAAAAGTTTGAGAATAAGTACATGAATTcatgcagttatttttaaaaagaaggtgTTGAATTCCATTGCACTGGACAGGACAACAGCTGTGGTTTTGTCCTCTGTAAAACTGAGAGATATCAGAACTGATTTTGAAAAGGCTTGAGGCTTTGACAAAACCGTAGAGCAGTAATCAACTGAATTTTCAAAATTGGTCAGTTAGTCATGAAAGTTGTTATTGACAGCCCTAAGATAGCAGTAGCAACAATAAAAGCAATCCAGTATTTTTAAGCAAATCTGCAATTTTAATCATGCCTTTGCAATCTATCAGTAATTGCAGTTAAATTTGCAGATTTGAATAGCCCATTTAATAAATGCTAGTCAGGCTTTGAGTAACTCACTGATTGCTCTgttattcatttatttcttctgaatttcccaggaaaatgaTGAGGAAGCAAGAAAAATTGCTAAAGAAGGTCAACTAATGGCAAGAGAATTACTTCAGCCTCACAAGTTTTACTGCTACTATTATAAGGTGCTGCAGGTAAGTACAATAGATCACTTTATTactcttcccacagctgctaCTGCTAGCAAAGTTACAACTTTCATATTCAGTCCCTACTTAAATCGATAGCAGACATGGTACATATTATTCATAGGAGATGAGTGTGAAGAGCTTTGCTAAACCCTGCTTCGTCATTAAAAAAAGCTACCTGACATAATAGTTATTTTACAAACTCAGGAATTTTTTCTTTGCCCCCATCCCCAGTCAGCCCTGTTTTCACTGTCACTTGGTATTTGGTTTCCAATAGATCCCTGTAGGAGATAATCTGTATAtccagttttctttctttttaccttCATACTTCTCACACATCATGAGCTACCCTACTACAAAGAAGTGTGACTAGTAGTGTAGGGGGTGAAGCAGGCCCAGTAGTCATTTCTTCCTTTGAAAATGCAAATCTCTAGTGAGAGAAGTTCTCCTCTCTGAAAgtatggatttctttttcctgtacTGCTGTGCAGTTAGATGTCAGCTTCACCAGTGACAGGTTAACAGAGTTTGGAAGTGTTCATTGtacaaaaattacatttttatgcaTTATCTGCATGAAGGGTTAGGTACAAATGATGACAGTATTCAAGTTTCCATAATAATAGGCAGAAACATGAGAGGAGGTTTTCAGAGGCAATGTAGCCTATTAGTAGGTGTGTTACAAAGACACCTCATGCAGAGGTTGTAAACAATGACATAAGGAGCCTGGATAAAGGTAGGCTTCTGagtggaagggaggaggaaagTACTGCTTCATGAATTATATGTTGGTGCTTATAGCATTCTTAAGTGTTGTTtacatatttcagaaatatgcCGAACGCCAAGCCAGCAAACCTGAAATACGGGATGGAATGGAACTTGTACCTCAGCCTGATGACAGGGACTCAGTGTGCAGTTGCCACAGGAAAAAGCCTTTAAGGGAAGATCTATAACTGTACTGGATGGAGACAATGACCCACTTAAAATGCAAGAATAGGAATTAAGCTGTGAAATCCAAGACTCTTATACAGTAGCAGACGTTCTTAGTTGTGTATTATTCTTGTATTTTCATACCCTTTTTCACGCTTGTTCTGATCTACAATGTTGGTTCTCACAATTTTGGCTCCATGACCTCCACCAGACAGACACTGAGCCTGCAGTGGGGAATGTCTGGAGGATTTGTTTGATGCACTGCACCAAGCAGGAAgaggagcacagagctgctcatgTTCCAGATGGGACCTATTTACCCAAGTTTTATGAGCAACTAGTCACCACAAAAGATCTTGCCATGAGTCAGTGCAAGTTATTCTAAAGGAGCATTTGTGATACATTGAAACAGTATTATTATTTCCTCATAAAGTTTACCTCAGTGTTAGATTGTTTCTTGTATACAAAACAATTTTCAAACTAGACAAAAATGAATGTTTGAGATTTACAGATATCAGATCTGGTTATGCTTTCACATTATTTTGTGGTGTATGACAGGTTACAGACAACATGATGTAACACTCATCAATTTTAGAGGAAAATGGAGAGGAAGGGGAGAGAttagaaaaatatgtttgtaaGCATCATGGCTGTGAAACACCAGAATTAAGTGCTGCTTTAAAACAGACCCTGTAGCTATCACAATCACAGTGGTTTGGGTGCCAGGTCACCACCCTGAAGATCTGTTCCCTGCCAGTGACTGAATATAGGCACAGATCC encodes:
- the POGLUT3 gene encoding protein O-glucosyltransferase 3 — translated: MWGRGLLPLLLLLLGAAGPLLRPAGSADPVSAERSLAWGPGLDAALTVPVRHFYIQAVSEAGRNFSRSPPGKTQFKVVIKALSPKEVTRVYTPRPLDRNDGTFLMRYRMYGSVTKGLKIEILYGDQHVAQSPYILKGPIYHEYCDCPEEDAEVWQAMMSCPSQEPQITKDFISFPTIDLQRMLKEIPAKFSQTRGAIVHYTVLDNHIYRRSLGKYTDFKMFSDEMLLSLARKVRLPDVEFYLNVGDWPVEHRKANDTPGPVPVISWCGSVDSRDIVLPTYDVTHSTLETLRGVTNDLLSIQGNTGPFWENKTERALFRGRDSREERLHLVKLSKENPELLDAGITGYFFFREKEKELGKAQLMGFFDFFKYKYQVNVDGTVAAYRFPYLLLGDSLVLKQDSQYYEHFYIGLKPWKHYVPVKRNLEDLLEKIKWAKENDEEARKIAKEGQLMARELLQPHKFYCYYYKVLQKYAERQASKPEIRDGMELVPQPDDRDSVCSCHRKKPLREDL